The Candidatus Nitrospira nitrificans sequence GTCCTCGATCGGGAGCCGGGAACCGGAGGACGAGATGGATCTTTCCGGACTCGGGTAATTGGATGGTGATGCGGGGTTCCGGTGACGGCGCTTCCAGCAGATTGGCCTGCTCCAGCAGTTTCATTTGCCGTACGGCTTCCCCCATGAATGGGGCACACTCGGCCTTGGCGGCCTCCACGAGCGTGCGTTCAGCCTTTTGCCAGTCATCATCGGCCTTGATCGGCACCACGAGTGTATAGAGGCCGTACTCCTGGTCTGGATTCTCTTTGATCAAGGCATTCGTGAACAGCAGGCTATTGGGAAATACGGCGACCCGGCCGGTGTACAAGTGCGCGGATTGCCCCGGGCCGATCTCCAATAACTTCGTCGCAAAGACATCGTGGTCCAGTACGACTCCGCGGTGGCCTGCGATCTGGATTCGATCACCGACGGCATAGACCTTGCCGCCCACTCGCAGCGCAGCGCCACTCCAACAGAGGATCAGCTCTTTTGTCGCCAAGACCATCGCCGCCGCCAACGCGACGAGCGATACGGCAAACGCCTGGAGCTCGTGGGCCCAGATGATCACCAGGCCGATAAAAAACGCGAAGACGACGGAATTCCGGGTCGTCACCACCCATCGACGTTTCGACTCCATCGTGAGCGTCGGATTGCCGGCGATCCATCGGACGGTCAGCGCTCTGATGATGATCAAGAACAGCAACAGGATCAGCGACTTGAGTCCGTCAAGGGTGACCGAGCTGTCGATGGGAAACCACTCGCTTGGGGGCACGACCGTCCTCTATTTGGCGGTGAGTGTTTCGCGGGTACCTGGAACGCATTCCTCGCGTTTCCAGTTCTTCAGGGTCTTGTCTTCGGAGAACGTCAACGTGTATCGATAGCAATACAACGTGGGTTTGGAGATCTCTGTCCCCTTGCCCATCAAGCCGGTGACCGAGTTGGACGCGTCGGCGACGAAGGAGGAGTTCCACGCGGTGAGGTCCTGTTCGCTGAGCGCGAACCGATAGGTCCAATGA is a genomic window containing:
- a CDS encoding mechanosensitive ion channel domain-containing protein, producing the protein MPPSEWFPIDSSVTLDGLKSLILLLFLIIIRALTVRWIAGNPTLTMESKRRWVVTTRNSVVFAFFIGLVIIWAHELQAFAVSLVALAAAMVLATKELILCWSGAALRVGGKVYAVGDRIQIAGHRGVVLDHDVFATKLLEIGPGQSAHLYTGRVAVFPNSLLFTNALIKENPDQEYGLYTLVVPIKADDDWQKAERTLVEAAKAECAPFMGEAVRQMKLLEQANLLEAPSPEPRITIQLPESGKIHLVLRFPAPDRGRSRIEQAILRRYLIGTAPPP